The Mustela erminea isolate mMusErm1 chromosome 18, mMusErm1.Pri, whole genome shotgun sequence genome has a window encoding:
- the CNTNAP1 gene encoding contactin-associated protein 1 isoform X2, with translation MKKHRIRAVATQGSFNSWDWVTRYMLLYGDRVDSWTPFYQQGHNATFFGNVNESAIVRHDLHYHFTARYIRIVPLAWNPRGKIGLRLGLYGCPYKSDVLYFDGDDAISYRFPRGVSRSLWDVFAFSFKTEEKDGLLLHAEGVQGDYVTLELQGAHLLLHMSLGSSPIQPRPGHTTVSAGGVLNDQHWHYVRVDRFGRDANLTLDGYVQRFVLNGDFERLNLDNEMYIGGLVGAAQKNLAYRHNFRGCIENIIFNRVNIADLAVRRHSRITFEGKVAFRCLDPVPHPVNFGGPHNFVQVPGFPRRGRFAVSFRFRTWDLTGLLLFSRLGDGLGHVELMLSEGQVNVSIAQTGRKKLQFAAGYRLNDGFWHEVNFAAQENHAVISIDDVEGAEVRVSYPLLIRTGTSYFFGGCPKPASRSGCHSNQTAFHGCMELLKVDGQLVNLTLVEGRRLGYYAEVLFDTCGITDRCSPNMCEHDGRCYQSWDDFICYCELTGYKGETCHQPLYKESCEAYRLSGKTSGNFTIDPDGSGPLKPFVVYCDIRENRAWTVVRHDRLWTTRVTGSSMERPFLGAIQYWNASWEEVSALANASQHCEQWIEFSCYNSRLLNTAGGYPYSFWIGRNEEQHFYWGGSQPGIQRCACGLDRSCVDPALHCNCDADQPQWRTDKGLLTFVDHLPVTQVVVGDTNRSNSEAQFFLRPLRCYGDRNSWNTISFHTGAALRFPPIRANHSLDVSFYFRTSAPSGVFLENMGGPYCQWRRPYVRVELNTSRDVVFAFDVGNGDENLTVHSEDFEFNDDEWHLVRAEINVKQARLRVDHRPWVLRPMPLQTYIWLEYDQPLYVGSAELKRRPFVGCLRAMRLNGVTLNLEGRANASEGTSPNCTGHCAHPRFPCFHGGRCVERYSYYTCDCDLTAFDGPYCNHDIGGFFEPGTWMRYNLQSALRSAAREFSHMLSRPVPGYEPGYVPGYDTPGYVPGYHGPGYRLPEYPRPGRPVPGYRGPVYNVTGEEVSFSFSTDSAPAVLLYVSSFVRDYMAVLIKEDGTLQLRYQLGTSPYVYQLTTRPVTDGQPHSVNITRVYRNLFIQVDYFPLTEQKFSLLVDSQLDSPKALYLGRVMETGVIDPEIQRYNTPGFSGCLSGVRFNNVAPLKTHFRAPRPMTAELAEALRVQGELSESNCGAMPRLVAEVPPELDPWYLPPDFPYYHDEGWVAILLGFLVAFLLLGLVGMLVLFYLQNHRYKGSYHTNEPKATHDYHPGSKPPLPASGTAPVPAPTAASTPAPTPTPAPAPAPTPAPAPAPAPGPRDQNLPQILEESRSE, from the exons ATGAAGAAGCACCGGATCCGAGCTGTGGCCACCCAGGGCTCATTTAACTCGTGGGACTGGGTCACACGCTACATGCTGCTCTATGGGGACCGAGTGGACAGCTGGACACCATTCTACCAGCAAGGGCACAATGCG ACCTTCTTCGGGAACGTGAACGAGTCGGCGATAGTGCGCCACGACCTGCACTACCACTTCACCGCGCGCTACATCCGCATCGTGCCCCTGGCTTGGAACCCGCGTGGCAAGATCGGCCTGAGGCTCGGACTCTACGGCTGCCCTTACA AGTCCGACGTGCTCTATTTCGACGGCGATGATGCCATCTCGTACCGCTTCCCGCGAGGGGTCAGCCGGAGTCTGTGGGACGTGTTCGCCTTCAGTTtcaagacagaagagaaggacGGGCTCCTGCTGCATGCGGAGGGGGTCCAGGGCGACTACGTGACACTGGAGCTGCAGGGGGCGCACTTGCTGCTGCACATGAGCCTGG GCAGCAGCCCCATCCAGCCCAGGCCCGGTCACACTACTGTGAGCGCTGGTGGCGTCCTCAACGACCAGCACTGGCATTACGTGCGTGTGGACCGATTTGGCCGGGATGCAAACCTCACCCTGGATGGCTATGTACAGCGCTTTGTGCTCAACGGTGACTTTGAGAGGCTGAACTTGGACAATGAG ATGTACATAGGGGGTCTGGTGGGCGCTGCGCAGAAGAACCTCGCTTATCGGCATAATTTCCGAGGCTGCATAGAAAACATAATCTTCAACCGAGTCAACATCGCAGACCTGGCTGTGCGGCGCCATTCGAGGATCACCTTCGAG GGTAAGGTGGCCTTCCGTTGCCTGGACCCGGTTCCTCACCCGGTCAACTTCGGAGGGCCTCACAACTTTGTGCAGGTGCCTGGCTTCCCGCGCCGAGGCCGCTTCGCGGTCTCCTTCCGCTTCCGCACCTGGGATCTCACGGGGCTGCTGCTTTTCTCCCGCCTGGGGGACGGGCTGGGCCACGTGGAGCTGATGCTCAGTGAAGGGCAGGTCAACGTGTCCATCGCGCAGACTGGCCGAAAGAAGCTTCAGTTCGCTGCTG GGTACCGCCTGAACGATGGCTTTTGGCACGAGGTGAACTTTGCAGCCCAGGAGAACCATGCCGTCATCAGCATCGATGATGTGGAGGGGGCAGAGGTCAGGGTCTCATACCCACTGCTGATCCGCACCGGCACCTCATACTTCTTTGGGG GTTGTCCCAAACCAGCCAGTCGATCGGGCTGCCACTCCAACCAGACGGCGTTCCATGGCTGCATGGAGCTGCTCAAGGTGGACGGTCAGCTGGTCAACCTGACTCTGGTGGAGGGCCGGCGGCTCGGATACTATGCTGAGGTCCTCTTTGACACATGTGGCATCACTGATAG GTGTAGCCCTAACATGTGTGAGCATGATGGACGCTGCTACCAGTCCTGGGATGACTTCATCTGCTACTGTGAACTGACAGGCTACAAGGGGGAGACGTGTCACCAAC CTCTGTATAAGGAATCTTGTGAGGCTTATCGGCTCAGTGGGAAAACTTCTGGAAACTTCACCATTGATCCTGATGGCAGTGGCCCTCTGAAGCCATTTGTAGTGTACTGTGATATCCGAG AGAACCGGGCATGGACAGTTGTGCGGCATGACAGGCTGTGGACAACTCGGGTGACAGGTTCTAGCATGGAGCGGCCGTTCCTGGGGGCCATCCAGTACTGGAATGCCTCCTGGGAGGAAGTCAGTGCCCTGGCCAATGCTTCCCAGCACTGTGAACAGTGGATCGAGTTCTCCTGCTACAATTCCCGGCTGCTCAACACTGCTG GAGGCTACCCCTACAGCTTCTGGATTGGGAGAAATGAGGAGCAGCACTTCTACTGGGGAGGCTCGCAGCCTGGGATCCAGCGCTGTGCCTGTGGTCTGGACCGGAGCTGCGTGGACCCCGCTTTGCACTGTAACTGTGATGCCGACCAGCCCCAGTG GAGAACCGACAAGGGACTGCTGACCTTTGTGGACCATTTGCCCGTCActcaggtggtggtgggggacacGAACCGCTCCAATTCCGAGGCCCAGTTCTTCCTGAGGCCTCTGCGCTGCTATGGCGATC GAAACTCCTGGAACACCATCTCCTTCCACACTGGGGCTGCCCTGCGCTTTCCCCCGATCCGTGCCAACCACAGCCTTGATGTCTCCTTCTACTTCAGGACCTCGGCTCCCTCGGGAGTCTTCCTAGAGAATATGGGGGGCCCTTACTGCCAGTGGCGCCGGCCTTACGTGCGGGTGGAACTCAACA CCTCCCGGGACGTGGTCTTTGCCTTCGATGTGGGGAATGGGGATGAGAACCTGACAGTACACTCGGAGGACTTTGAATTCAACGACGATGAGTGGCACCTGGTCCGGGCAGAAATCAACGTGAAGCAGGCCCGGCTCCGTGTGGACCACCGGCCCTGGGTGCTGCGGCCCATGCCCCTGCAGACCTACATCTGGCTGGAGTACGACCAGCCCCTTTACGTCG gATCTGCAGAGCTAAAGAGGCGCCCCTTCGTGGGTTGCCTGAGGGCAATGCGTCTGAATGGAGTAACTCTGAACCTGGAGGGCCGTGCCAATGCCTCGGAGGGTACCTCACCCAACTGCACAGGCCATTGCGCCCACCCCCGGTTCCCCTGTTTCCACGGAGGCCGCTGTGTGGAGCGCTACAGCTACTACACGTGTGACTGTGACCTCACGGCGTTTGATGGGCCATACTGCAACCACG ATATCGGCGGATTCTTCGAGCCGGGCACCTGGATGCGCTACAACCTGCAGTCGGCTCTGCGCTCGGCAGCCCGGGAGTTCTCACACATGCTGAGCCGCCCGGTGCCAGGCTATGAGCCGGGTTATGTCCCTGGCTATGACACTCCGGGCTACGTGCCCGGCTACCACGGGCCCGGGTACCGTCTGCCTGAGTACCCCCGGCCTGGCCGGCCGGTGCCCGGGTACCGAGGGCCAGTCTACAATGTCACTGGAGAGGAGGTGTCCTTCAGCTTCAGCACGGACTCCGCCCCCGCGGTCCTGCTCTATGTCAGCTCCTTCGTGCGTGACTACATGGCCGTGCTCATCAAGGAAGATG GGACCCTGCAGCTGCGGTACCAGCTGGGCACCAGCCCCTACGTGTACCAGCTGACCACGAGGCCGGTCACGGACGGCCAGCCGCACAGCGTCAACATCACCCGCGTCTACCGCAACCTCTTCATCCAG gtgGACTACTTCCCACTGACGGAGCAGAAGTTTTCGCTGTTGGTGGACAGCCAGCTGGACTCACCCAAGGCCTTGTATTTGGGGCGTGTTATGG agACTGGCGTCATCGACCCAGAGATCCAGCGCTACAACACCCCGGGGTTTTCGGGGTGCCTGTCTGGAGTTCGATTCAACAACGTGGCTCCCCTCAAGACCCACTTCCGGGCCCCTCGGCCCATGACAGCTGAGCTGGCCGAGGCCCTCCGCGTTCAGGGGGAGCTCTCCGAATCTAACTGCGGAGCCATGCCGCGCCTTGTCGCAGAGGTGCCGCCCGAGCTGGACCCCTGGTATCTGCCCCCAG ACTTCCCGTACTACCACGATGAGGGATGGGTTGCCATACTTCTCGGCT TTTTGGTGGCCTTCCTGCTGCTGGGGCTGGTGGGGATGTTGGTGCTCTTCTATCTGCAAAATCATCGCTACAAGGGCTCCTACCACACCAATGAGCCCAAGGCTACCCATGATTACCACCCTGGCAGCAaacctcctctccctgcctcagggACTGCCCCGGTCCCAGCCCCTACGGCAGCTtccaccccagccccaaccccaaccccagccccagccccagccccaaccccagccccagccccagccccagcccctggcccccgGGACCAAAATCTCCCCCAGATCCTGGAGGAGTCCAGGTCTGAGTGA
- the CNTNAP1 gene encoding contactin-associated protein 1 isoform X1 — MCLRLLCILLAAVSGARGWGYYGCDEELVGPLYARSLGASSYYGLFTAPRFARLHGISGWSPRIGDPNPWLQIDLMKKHRIRAVATQGSFNSWDWVTRYMLLYGDRVDSWTPFYQQGHNATFFGNVNESAIVRHDLHYHFTARYIRIVPLAWNPRGKIGLRLGLYGCPYKSDVLYFDGDDAISYRFPRGVSRSLWDVFAFSFKTEEKDGLLLHAEGVQGDYVTLELQGAHLLLHMSLGSSPIQPRPGHTTVSAGGVLNDQHWHYVRVDRFGRDANLTLDGYVQRFVLNGDFERLNLDNEMYIGGLVGAAQKNLAYRHNFRGCIENIIFNRVNIADLAVRRHSRITFEGKVAFRCLDPVPHPVNFGGPHNFVQVPGFPRRGRFAVSFRFRTWDLTGLLLFSRLGDGLGHVELMLSEGQVNVSIAQTGRKKLQFAAGYRLNDGFWHEVNFAAQENHAVISIDDVEGAEVRVSYPLLIRTGTSYFFGGCPKPASRSGCHSNQTAFHGCMELLKVDGQLVNLTLVEGRRLGYYAEVLFDTCGITDRCSPNMCEHDGRCYQSWDDFICYCELTGYKGETCHQPLYKESCEAYRLSGKTSGNFTIDPDGSGPLKPFVVYCDIRENRAWTVVRHDRLWTTRVTGSSMERPFLGAIQYWNASWEEVSALANASQHCEQWIEFSCYNSRLLNTAGGYPYSFWIGRNEEQHFYWGGSQPGIQRCACGLDRSCVDPALHCNCDADQPQWRTDKGLLTFVDHLPVTQVVVGDTNRSNSEAQFFLRPLRCYGDRNSWNTISFHTGAALRFPPIRANHSLDVSFYFRTSAPSGVFLENMGGPYCQWRRPYVRVELNTSRDVVFAFDVGNGDENLTVHSEDFEFNDDEWHLVRAEINVKQARLRVDHRPWVLRPMPLQTYIWLEYDQPLYVGSAELKRRPFVGCLRAMRLNGVTLNLEGRANASEGTSPNCTGHCAHPRFPCFHGGRCVERYSYYTCDCDLTAFDGPYCNHDIGGFFEPGTWMRYNLQSALRSAAREFSHMLSRPVPGYEPGYVPGYDTPGYVPGYHGPGYRLPEYPRPGRPVPGYRGPVYNVTGEEVSFSFSTDSAPAVLLYVSSFVRDYMAVLIKEDGTLQLRYQLGTSPYVYQLTTRPVTDGQPHSVNITRVYRNLFIQVDYFPLTEQKFSLLVDSQLDSPKALYLGRVMETGVIDPEIQRYNTPGFSGCLSGVRFNNVAPLKTHFRAPRPMTAELAEALRVQGELSESNCGAMPRLVAEVPPELDPWYLPPDFPYYHDEGWVAILLGFLVAFLLLGLVGMLVLFYLQNHRYKGSYHTNEPKATHDYHPGSKPPLPASGTAPVPAPTAASTPAPTPTPAPAPAPTPAPAPAPAPGPRDQNLPQILEESRSE, encoded by the exons ATGTGTCTTCGGCTCCTCTGCATCCTGCTCGCCGCGGTCTCGGGAGCCCGGGGCTGGGGCTACT ACGGCTGTGACGAGGAGCTGGTCGGGCCTCTGTACGCACGCTCCctgggcgcctcctcctactatGGGCTCTTCACTGCCCCGAGATTTGCCCGGCTGCACG GCATAAGCGGATGGTCTCCCCGAATCGGGGACCCGAATCCTTGGCTCCAGATTGACTTAATGAAGAAGCACCGGATCCGAGCTGTGGCCACCCAGGGCTCATTTAACTCGTGGGACTGGGTCACACGCTACATGCTGCTCTATGGGGACCGAGTGGACAGCTGGACACCATTCTACCAGCAAGGGCACAATGCG ACCTTCTTCGGGAACGTGAACGAGTCGGCGATAGTGCGCCACGACCTGCACTACCACTTCACCGCGCGCTACATCCGCATCGTGCCCCTGGCTTGGAACCCGCGTGGCAAGATCGGCCTGAGGCTCGGACTCTACGGCTGCCCTTACA AGTCCGACGTGCTCTATTTCGACGGCGATGATGCCATCTCGTACCGCTTCCCGCGAGGGGTCAGCCGGAGTCTGTGGGACGTGTTCGCCTTCAGTTtcaagacagaagagaaggacGGGCTCCTGCTGCATGCGGAGGGGGTCCAGGGCGACTACGTGACACTGGAGCTGCAGGGGGCGCACTTGCTGCTGCACATGAGCCTGG GCAGCAGCCCCATCCAGCCCAGGCCCGGTCACACTACTGTGAGCGCTGGTGGCGTCCTCAACGACCAGCACTGGCATTACGTGCGTGTGGACCGATTTGGCCGGGATGCAAACCTCACCCTGGATGGCTATGTACAGCGCTTTGTGCTCAACGGTGACTTTGAGAGGCTGAACTTGGACAATGAG ATGTACATAGGGGGTCTGGTGGGCGCTGCGCAGAAGAACCTCGCTTATCGGCATAATTTCCGAGGCTGCATAGAAAACATAATCTTCAACCGAGTCAACATCGCAGACCTGGCTGTGCGGCGCCATTCGAGGATCACCTTCGAG GGTAAGGTGGCCTTCCGTTGCCTGGACCCGGTTCCTCACCCGGTCAACTTCGGAGGGCCTCACAACTTTGTGCAGGTGCCTGGCTTCCCGCGCCGAGGCCGCTTCGCGGTCTCCTTCCGCTTCCGCACCTGGGATCTCACGGGGCTGCTGCTTTTCTCCCGCCTGGGGGACGGGCTGGGCCACGTGGAGCTGATGCTCAGTGAAGGGCAGGTCAACGTGTCCATCGCGCAGACTGGCCGAAAGAAGCTTCAGTTCGCTGCTG GGTACCGCCTGAACGATGGCTTTTGGCACGAGGTGAACTTTGCAGCCCAGGAGAACCATGCCGTCATCAGCATCGATGATGTGGAGGGGGCAGAGGTCAGGGTCTCATACCCACTGCTGATCCGCACCGGCACCTCATACTTCTTTGGGG GTTGTCCCAAACCAGCCAGTCGATCGGGCTGCCACTCCAACCAGACGGCGTTCCATGGCTGCATGGAGCTGCTCAAGGTGGACGGTCAGCTGGTCAACCTGACTCTGGTGGAGGGCCGGCGGCTCGGATACTATGCTGAGGTCCTCTTTGACACATGTGGCATCACTGATAG GTGTAGCCCTAACATGTGTGAGCATGATGGACGCTGCTACCAGTCCTGGGATGACTTCATCTGCTACTGTGAACTGACAGGCTACAAGGGGGAGACGTGTCACCAAC CTCTGTATAAGGAATCTTGTGAGGCTTATCGGCTCAGTGGGAAAACTTCTGGAAACTTCACCATTGATCCTGATGGCAGTGGCCCTCTGAAGCCATTTGTAGTGTACTGTGATATCCGAG AGAACCGGGCATGGACAGTTGTGCGGCATGACAGGCTGTGGACAACTCGGGTGACAGGTTCTAGCATGGAGCGGCCGTTCCTGGGGGCCATCCAGTACTGGAATGCCTCCTGGGAGGAAGTCAGTGCCCTGGCCAATGCTTCCCAGCACTGTGAACAGTGGATCGAGTTCTCCTGCTACAATTCCCGGCTGCTCAACACTGCTG GAGGCTACCCCTACAGCTTCTGGATTGGGAGAAATGAGGAGCAGCACTTCTACTGGGGAGGCTCGCAGCCTGGGATCCAGCGCTGTGCCTGTGGTCTGGACCGGAGCTGCGTGGACCCCGCTTTGCACTGTAACTGTGATGCCGACCAGCCCCAGTG GAGAACCGACAAGGGACTGCTGACCTTTGTGGACCATTTGCCCGTCActcaggtggtggtgggggacacGAACCGCTCCAATTCCGAGGCCCAGTTCTTCCTGAGGCCTCTGCGCTGCTATGGCGATC GAAACTCCTGGAACACCATCTCCTTCCACACTGGGGCTGCCCTGCGCTTTCCCCCGATCCGTGCCAACCACAGCCTTGATGTCTCCTTCTACTTCAGGACCTCGGCTCCCTCGGGAGTCTTCCTAGAGAATATGGGGGGCCCTTACTGCCAGTGGCGCCGGCCTTACGTGCGGGTGGAACTCAACA CCTCCCGGGACGTGGTCTTTGCCTTCGATGTGGGGAATGGGGATGAGAACCTGACAGTACACTCGGAGGACTTTGAATTCAACGACGATGAGTGGCACCTGGTCCGGGCAGAAATCAACGTGAAGCAGGCCCGGCTCCGTGTGGACCACCGGCCCTGGGTGCTGCGGCCCATGCCCCTGCAGACCTACATCTGGCTGGAGTACGACCAGCCCCTTTACGTCG gATCTGCAGAGCTAAAGAGGCGCCCCTTCGTGGGTTGCCTGAGGGCAATGCGTCTGAATGGAGTAACTCTGAACCTGGAGGGCCGTGCCAATGCCTCGGAGGGTACCTCACCCAACTGCACAGGCCATTGCGCCCACCCCCGGTTCCCCTGTTTCCACGGAGGCCGCTGTGTGGAGCGCTACAGCTACTACACGTGTGACTGTGACCTCACGGCGTTTGATGGGCCATACTGCAACCACG ATATCGGCGGATTCTTCGAGCCGGGCACCTGGATGCGCTACAACCTGCAGTCGGCTCTGCGCTCGGCAGCCCGGGAGTTCTCACACATGCTGAGCCGCCCGGTGCCAGGCTATGAGCCGGGTTATGTCCCTGGCTATGACACTCCGGGCTACGTGCCCGGCTACCACGGGCCCGGGTACCGTCTGCCTGAGTACCCCCGGCCTGGCCGGCCGGTGCCCGGGTACCGAGGGCCAGTCTACAATGTCACTGGAGAGGAGGTGTCCTTCAGCTTCAGCACGGACTCCGCCCCCGCGGTCCTGCTCTATGTCAGCTCCTTCGTGCGTGACTACATGGCCGTGCTCATCAAGGAAGATG GGACCCTGCAGCTGCGGTACCAGCTGGGCACCAGCCCCTACGTGTACCAGCTGACCACGAGGCCGGTCACGGACGGCCAGCCGCACAGCGTCAACATCACCCGCGTCTACCGCAACCTCTTCATCCAG gtgGACTACTTCCCACTGACGGAGCAGAAGTTTTCGCTGTTGGTGGACAGCCAGCTGGACTCACCCAAGGCCTTGTATTTGGGGCGTGTTATGG agACTGGCGTCATCGACCCAGAGATCCAGCGCTACAACACCCCGGGGTTTTCGGGGTGCCTGTCTGGAGTTCGATTCAACAACGTGGCTCCCCTCAAGACCCACTTCCGGGCCCCTCGGCCCATGACAGCTGAGCTGGCCGAGGCCCTCCGCGTTCAGGGGGAGCTCTCCGAATCTAACTGCGGAGCCATGCCGCGCCTTGTCGCAGAGGTGCCGCCCGAGCTGGACCCCTGGTATCTGCCCCCAG ACTTCCCGTACTACCACGATGAGGGATGGGTTGCCATACTTCTCGGCT TTTTGGTGGCCTTCCTGCTGCTGGGGCTGGTGGGGATGTTGGTGCTCTTCTATCTGCAAAATCATCGCTACAAGGGCTCCTACCACACCAATGAGCCCAAGGCTACCCATGATTACCACCCTGGCAGCAaacctcctctccctgcctcagggACTGCCCCGGTCCCAGCCCCTACGGCAGCTtccaccccagccccaaccccaaccccagccccagccccagccccaaccccagccccagccccagccccagcccctggcccccgGGACCAAAATCTCCCCCAGATCCTGGAGGAGTCCAGGTCTGAGTGA